The DNA segment GAACGGGTCGCTCGTCGCTCGTCGCCAGTTCAGGCAGTTTCGCAATGACTGCCGGCTCCGCGGACTCGCGCGCAGCGGTTTCTCTCACAACGGTTTCTCGCGCGACGGCGAGCAAATGATGGTGCAAGCGATAGTCGGAGAGCGAAAACCACGCGGTCAGGCGGCCGGCGAGCTGCGTCAATGTCGCCACGCGAAGCAAGCTCCGAACCAATTCGCCCGCGACGATGAACGGATGTGCCGCGAACTCCGCTAGCCAGCCGAATGCCGGCAGATTTCGGAGGAATAATCGCTCGGCATAAAGACCCGAGCGAAAGCCGCTCCGTCCGCTGCCGACCAATTCCTCTGCGAAGACGACGGACTCCGATTCGAGCACCGTCCGATAGCCCGCGTATTGAAGGCCGAGCGCCAAGTCGACGTCGGCCAGTTGGTCTCCCAAGTTTATCGGCAGTCCATCCCCGAGCACTTCGAGCGCGGACTTGCGATAGAATGCGGCATCGATCGTGGGGCCAAGCGCTTCAGACTGGCTCGATGAGTCGCGGTCGGGAAGATTCGTCGCGACGCGCCGTCCGCCGCCGCGACGGTACTGCACTCCGGCCGCCAACAACCGCTCGGGATTCGCCGAATCGCGAATCAACGGAATCACCGAGGCGACTTCCGGATCGGCGAAATGCGGCAGGGCCGAATCAGTCCAATCGTCGGCAACCTCCATACCGGCCGCCAGCACGTGAACGATCGGCGCTCGGCTGACCTGGATACCCATCGTCGCGCAAGCCGCCATGCCAGCCCCAGGGGCATCGACGAAGCGAACCTCTCCTTTGAGCCCGTATGGGTCCGCGTAGTGCTCGTTGAGGACGACGATGATCTCGCAGTCCTCCGGCCGTCTCTCCAGGACCGAGACGAGCGTGGTCTCCAAGGCCTGAGTGTTTCCCACGACGGGAATGATGCATGAAAGCCTGGGCACGGAAAACCTTCCTTGGTTTACCGCCGAGCGGCGCGAATGCCAAACGTGGCCGACGCTGCCAGCGTCGGATCGGACTGACGCCGTTCCGGCGGCGAATCCAGCGAATCAGCCTCCACGAGCGGCAATTTGGTCGAACCGCACATGCAGCTTATTGGGTCTCTCCATCTCATCCGTCCGTTTAATTCGACTTGTTTTGGGGCGAAAGTTTATGACAACTGGCTGCCAAGTCTACCATAGGGCGGCAAGGTCCAGTCATCCGTCTCAATTCGCCCATAGGCCGCAAACTCATGTTTTTCGCCGTTCCGCAGTCCGACCATTGCGCCCTCCGGTTCGCAAGCGAACCGGCTAACGAGCGATCTTCGGCCTCCGACCCGGATCCCCAATTCAAACCTCCGGTTT comes from the Pirellulales bacterium genome and includes:
- a CDS encoding glycosyltransferase family 2 protein, yielding MPRLSCIIPVVGNTQALETTLVSVLERRPEDCEIIVVLNEHYADPYGLKGEVRFVDAPGAGMAACATMGIQVSRAPIVHVLAAGMEVADDWTDSALPHFADPEVASVIPLIRDSANPERLLAAGVQYRRGGGRRVATNLPDRDSSSQSEALGPTIDAAFYRKSALEVLGDGLPINLGDQLADVDLALGLQYAGYRTVLESESVVFAEELVGSGRSGFRSGLYAERLFLRNLPAFGWLAEFAAHPFIVAGELVRSLLRVATLTQLAGRLTAWFSLSDYRLHHHLLAVARETVVRETAARESAEPAVIAKLPELATSDERPV